The window AATGAACGAGCAGGTGATCTACTACAACCAAGCGGTCGACATCACGCCGGACATTCTCGCGCAAATCAAGAGCCGGCATCCGGCGCGCGTAGGTCAACCTTTGCCGCGACCATCGGCGCCTGTCAATCGTTAGCGACATTCTTGTCGCAAATGTCCTTCTTGTCGCATCATCTGTTCGCCGCGAGCCGACACCTTGAATCAACATCTTCGTTCGCAACGCACGCTCAGCGACTCGACCCGTGTCGAGGGATTCGGATTTTGGAGCAGCCGAGACGTCGCGGTTGAGTTTCGACCCGCGCCGGTAAACACCGGAATCGTCTTTGTGCGTGGCGATTTGCAACCGGCGCGGCGAATCCCCGCGACGATTGCCCATCGCATCGAGACGCCACGGCGCACCACGCTCACGGCGCGCGGCGCCAGCGTGGAGATGGTCGAGCACATCATGGCGGCTCTGTCTGGCCTGCGCATCGACAACTGCGAGGTGTGGGTTGATGCCCCCGAGATGCCGGGTTGCGACGGTTCGAGCCTGGCCTTTGTGCAGGCGCTGGACTCCGTGGGCGTGGTGGAGCAGGACGCGCTGCGCCCGGTGCTGGCGGTGCGTGAGCCGATGCGAATCGGCAATGAGGACGCCTGGATCGAGGCGCGGCCAGCGGCTGACCGCGGCTGCCATATTCGATTTCGCGTGGATTACGGCCTGAGCAGCCCCATCGGCCGGCAAATTTATCGCGCCACGCTCACGCCGGAGACCTTTCGGGCAGAGATTGCCGGCAGCCGCACGTTCTTGTTGCAACCCGAGGCCGAATGGCTCCGCAGCCA is drawn from Pirellulales bacterium and contains these coding sequences:
- the lpxC gene encoding UDP-3-O-acyl-N-acetylglucosamine deacetylase; amino-acid sequence: MNQHLRSQRTLSDSTRVEGFGFWSSRDVAVEFRPAPVNTGIVFVRGDLQPARRIPATIAHRIETPRRTTLTARGASVEMVEHIMAALSGLRIDNCEVWVDAPEMPGCDGSSLAFVQALDSVGVVEQDALRPVLAVREPMRIGNEDAWIEARPAADRGCHIRFRVDYGLSSPIGRQIYRATLTPETFRAEIAGSRTFLLQPEAEWLRSQGLAKRTTYQNALVFDDEGPLENELRFPEECARHKLLDVVGDLALTGCDIVGEFTAYRSGHRLNADMAKALLTEAELRGGWRRSA